The Aminivibrio sp. genomic interval AAGACCCACCAGGTCTCCCTTCACGTCCTCCACCCTGGAGGGATAGGTTCCCTTGTACAGCCCGGCTTCGTTGAAGAGGATGACCTTCGAGCCGATTCTGCCGTTCAGGAAGGCCAGGAACGCCTGGGGAGTCATGGTCTCCATGGTTTACCTCCTCAATCCCAGCCCGCGGGCGAGCCTGAAAAAGAAGGATTTGACGCCCCTTCCAGGCCCAAGAGGCTCCTGCTCGTCCCCGAGACCGAGGATCTTACCGGCAACTGAACGGATGCAACGGGAGGCGTCGCTGTCCGGGAAGGCAGAGAGAACCGGCGTCCGTCTTTTCACCGCAAGGGCGACCGTCTCGTCCCGAAGCACAGTGCCGCCGAAAGCCGGCGAGAGGCCGAGGAACTGGGCCGCCGCGCTCCTGATGCGGTCGGCGACATCCTGCCCCTCTTCCGGGGAGGCCGCCATGTTCACCACCACGGTTACCTCCGTCTTGCCTGCCGCATCCGAAACCAGCGCTTTCAGAACGCTGTAGGCGTCCCTGATCGACGTGGGCTCGGGGGTGGTCACAAGCAGTACGGCGTCCGACGCGGCGCCGAAGGAGATGGTGTTCCTGTGGATGCCTGCCCCGGTGTCGATGACAAGAACGTCGGCCATACCCTCGAGGACGGACATGCTGTCGATGAGATTCAACAGGGCATCCTCGTCGAGGTCGGCCATCTCCCGGACTCCCGGTCCTCCGGGAAGAACGGAAATGTTCTCTCCCAGGGGAAGAATGATATCCCGGACCTGCTTTTCTCCCCGTACGACATGGGCAAGGTTGAACTTCGGCGAGAGGCCGCAGAGCAGGTCGACGTTGGCCATGCCGAGATCGGCGTCGAGAAGCACGACCCGTTTGCCTCTCTCCGCCATGGCCAGGGATAGGTTCACCGAGATGTTGCTTTTGCCCACCCCACCCTTGCCGCTCAGGACTGCGAGGGAACGGAGCCCGGAAAGCCGGCCGGCCGCCCTGTGCTGCATGCCGACGATACGCCGCAGGTCTTTCGCCTGGTCTCCCTTCCTCGTCTCAACGTCAGGCACCGCTTGTTCCCCTCTCTTCCCCGAGGAGCATTTCGGCCAGCCGCACTCCCGATGCCACCTCGATATCGTTGGGTACGTTCTGTCCCGTGGTGATGAAAGAGACAGGTCGGTCGAAGTCCAGGAGGATGTTGAGAAGGGGGCCGTAGGTGGTGGTCTCGTCGGTTTTGGTGAAGATGACCCTGGAGACGGGGACCACGCCCATGCGCTTCACCACGTCGAGCATGTCCCGGTACTTCATGTTCGCGGCGAGAACGAGGTGGACCGCGTCAGGCTGGTAGGCAAGATAAAGTTCCCGCATTTCTTCGATGCGGACCCCGTCCCTCTGGGAACGGCCGGCGGTGTCCAGAAGGACAAGATCAGACTCGCCGGTCTTCTCCAGGACGGGACCGATAAGCTTGGGATCGTCCACCACGTCCATGGGGATACCGAGGATCTTGGAATAGGTTTCAACCTGCTTCACGGCGGCTATCCGGTACGTGTCGGCTGTGAGCAGAAAGACCTTTTTCTTTTTC includes:
- a CDS encoding MinD/ParA family protein, which produces MPDVETRKGDQAKDLRRIVGMQHRAAGRLSGLRSLAVLSGKGGVGKSNISVNLSLAMAERGKRVVLLDADLGMANVDLLCGLSPKFNLAHVVRGEKQVRDIILPLGENISVLPGGPGVREMADLDEDALLNLIDSMSVLEGMADVLVIDTGAGIHRNTISFGAASDAVLLVTTPEPTSIRDAYSVLKALVSDAAGKTEVTVVVNMAASPEEGQDVADRIRSAAAQFLGLSPAFGGTVLRDETVALAVKRRTPVLSAFPDSDASRCIRSVAGKILGLGDEQEPLGPGRGVKSFFFRLARGLGLRR